The following are encoded in a window of Castanea sativa cultivar Marrone di Chiusa Pesio chromosome 9, ASM4071231v1 genomic DNA:
- the LOC142609673 gene encoding CASP-like protein 5B2, with protein sequence MKKLIGRPGSVSGLALRLGQCGFAAAAIGVMVTSLGFSSFTAYCYLIASMGLQVLWSFGLACLDVYALTRKRDLQNPILVSLFVVGDWVTAILSLAAACSSAGIIVLYSRDLHYCNGKVHLPCSKYQTSIAFAFISWALSAISSHVMFWILLASI encoded by the exons atgaagaagTTGATAGGGAGACCAGGTTCGGTGAGTGGGTTAGCGTTGAGGTTGGGGCAATGTGGATTTGCAGCTGCGGCAATTGGTGTTATGGTCACATCCCTTGGATTTTCTAGCTTCACTGCTTACTG CTATTTGATTGCATCAATGGGGCTTCAAGTGCTGTGGAGCTTTGGACTTGCATGTCTTGATGTTTATGCTTTGACAAGAAAGAGAGACCTTCAAAATCCAATCCTAGTGAGCCTCTTTGTTGTAGGCGATTGG GTGACCGCTATTCTATCACTTGCAGCTGCATGCTCATCAGCTGGGATTATAGTTCTGTATTCAAGAGACTTGCATTACTGCAATGGTAAAGTGCACCTTCCCTGCAGCAAGTACCAGACCTCTATAGCGTTTGCTTTCATCAGCTGGGCTCTTAGTGCCATATCATCTCATGTGatgttttggattttattaGCCTCAATTTAG